From a single Granulicella aggregans genomic region:
- a CDS encoding c-type cytochrome — translation MKTQYIKALLLLCTAAGLIQSATSQTIEKQASSPPAPVAISGANAKPVNLKALSKDISAEDLRILMQSYTKAIGAPCGYCHEENTQTKKMDFASDANPMKDTARLMIRMTNDINNRYLAQLGDRRYAEPLTCGNCHQGHTSPPTFEPKP, via the coding sequence ATGAAGACGCAGTACATAAAGGCCTTGCTGCTACTTTGTACAGCGGCTGGCCTGATTCAAAGCGCAACTTCCCAAACCATTGAAAAGCAGGCGTCTTCACCACCCGCGCCGGTGGCCATCTCCGGGGCTAATGCCAAGCCCGTAAACCTTAAAGCGCTTTCGAAAGATATCTCCGCCGAGGACCTTCGTATCTTGATGCAGAGCTACACCAAGGCGATCGGTGCTCCGTGCGGTTACTGCCACGAAGAAAACACCCAGACAAAGAAGATGGATTTCGCTTCGGATGCTAACCCCATGAAAGATACCGCTCGCCTGATGATCCGCATGACGAACGATATCAACAACCGCTATCTCGCGCAGCTAGGTGACAGGCGTTATGCGGAGCCCTTGACTTGCGGCAATTGCCACCAGGGTCATACGAGTCCGCCAACTTTCGAGCCCAAACCATAG
- a CDS encoding lanthionine synthetase LanC family protein — MHQSRSKLSRRSFLATGAITAAIAPTLSAWSEPTGRVAAVPSTNTVDYLAGANDAAAWIRSAQRTTPEGLRWFPEPDHPEKLTTISPINGIYSGGAGVVLFFLELAAATGDASYLEDAKKGADVLAATWNQDSTAHERIPGLGFSFYNGLAGVAFALIETWKATSIVHYKQAAIAATEYIVGSAKTIPNGLAWSSAPGIIGDGSVILYLLYASEALQDEHYARAATRAGERLLSAGRPYPGGGLSWKGVPSSALGLPDETYFPNFEMGTAGVAYVLARLYEKTSDKRFLYAATQGALHLQNIATQKGTGALISYRYPDLREVYYLGFCHGPAGTARLFYQLYKVTEDPSYLDWTERLARGVIESEVPENQTPGLWNVVCQCCGTAGLTSFFLGLWAATGKPEYYAYANKLAEHTLSHQTNFDGKGARWYQAWTRVKPADVSAETGYSIGAAGVGAALIQASLAQKGKYQTIGFPDNPFPTSRSESTAASVAYEQTAPSVVFEP; from the coding sequence ATGCATCAGAGCAGAAGCAAATTATCAAGGCGTTCGTTTCTTGCAACGGGAGCGATCACGGCCGCTATTGCGCCGACGCTTTCGGCATGGAGCGAACCCACGGGAAGAGTTGCCGCCGTACCCAGCACAAACACCGTCGACTACCTCGCAGGCGCGAACGATGCGGCGGCATGGATCCGATCAGCTCAACGAACTACACCGGAAGGACTTCGGTGGTTTCCAGAACCTGATCACCCGGAAAAGCTCACGACCATCTCTCCAATCAATGGGATCTATAGTGGCGGTGCAGGAGTGGTACTTTTCTTCCTTGAGTTGGCCGCAGCAACGGGAGACGCCAGCTACCTGGAGGACGCGAAAAAAGGTGCCGATGTGTTGGCGGCAACGTGGAATCAAGACTCGACCGCCCATGAGCGGATTCCGGGTCTGGGATTCTCGTTTTACAACGGACTTGCAGGCGTGGCGTTCGCACTGATCGAAACATGGAAGGCTACGAGCATCGTGCATTACAAACAGGCTGCCATCGCCGCGACCGAGTACATCGTCGGCTCCGCAAAGACTATTCCGAACGGCCTTGCCTGGTCCTCCGCGCCTGGCATCATCGGCGATGGCAGCGTCATCCTGTACCTTCTCTACGCCAGCGAGGCCCTGCAGGATGAGCATTATGCGAGGGCAGCCACGCGGGCTGGTGAGCGCCTGCTGTCGGCGGGGCGACCCTATCCCGGCGGTGGGCTGAGTTGGAAGGGAGTGCCATCGTCCGCGCTAGGCCTTCCCGACGAAACGTACTTCCCGAACTTCGAAATGGGAACCGCAGGCGTCGCCTATGTGCTCGCTCGGCTCTATGAGAAGACCAGCGACAAGCGCTTTCTTTACGCCGCAACGCAAGGTGCACTTCACCTACAAAACATCGCCACGCAAAAAGGTACAGGAGCTCTCATCTCCTATCGCTACCCGGATCTCCGGGAGGTCTACTACCTCGGATTCTGCCACGGTCCGGCGGGCACGGCACGGCTCTTCTACCAGCTATACAAGGTGACAGAGGATCCGTCATACCTGGACTGGACAGAGCGCCTGGCTCGCGGCGTGATCGAAAGCGAGGTTCCGGAGAATCAAACACCCGGACTCTGGAATGTCGTGTGCCAATGCTGCGGCACGGCTGGTCTCACGAGTTTCTTTCTTGGTCTTTGGGCTGCTACTGGCAAGCCTGAGTACTATGCCTATGCCAATAAGCTTGCGGAACACACGCTGAGCCATCAGACGAACTTCGACGGTAAAGGAGCGCGCTGGTATCAGGCATGGACACGCGTGAAGCCCGCTGATGTCTCGGCAGAGACCGGATACTCGATCGGGGCGGCAGGAGTCGGTGCAGCATTGATCCAGGCCTCGCTTGCTCAAAAGGGGAAATATCAGACCATCGGATTTCCAGACAATCCCTTCCCAACGAGTCGCTCGGAGTCGACGGCGGCTTCGGTGGCATACGAACAGACAGCCCCATCAGTCGTCTTTGAGCCGTAA
- a CDS encoding CHRD domain-containing protein, which translates to MINLQSTFRSLVAASALTFASLAAHAAIVNLKADIKGASEVPAKDVAGTGTLTGTLDTDTNEFKYHIEFSGLTGPAVAAHFHGPAAEGANAKPQLPIKVTPIASPLDGKATITPEQAKDLLDGKWYFNLHTSANPGGEVRGQIVKSE; encoded by the coding sequence TTGATCAATCTACAAAGTACGTTTCGCTCGTTGGTCGCTGCATCCGCACTGACCTTTGCCTCTCTCGCAGCACATGCCGCCATTGTGAATCTCAAGGCTGACATAAAGGGCGCTTCAGAAGTGCCTGCCAAGGACGTCGCGGGAACGGGAACGTTGACTGGCACTCTCGACACAGATACCAACGAATTCAAGTACCACATTGAGTTCAGTGGCCTGACCGGGCCTGCCGTTGCCGCGCACTTCCATGGACCGGCCGCGGAAGGCGCGAACGCCAAACCACAGCTTCCCATTAAGGTAACGCCTATCGCCAGCCCGCTCGACGGTAAAGCCACCATCACACCGGAACAGGCAAAGGACCTGCTGGATGGCAAGTGGTACTTCAACCTGCACACCAGCGCCAATCCGGGTGGTGAAGTTCGTGGCCAAATTGTGAAGTCGGAGTAG
- a CDS encoding sulfatase, with translation MFICCDDLTPRIGSFGDPVVKTPNLDRLAKLGVRFERNYCQYPLCAPSRTSLMTGLAPDTTKVWDLNTDFRKTVPADVVTLPQLFQKNGYFTARAGKIYHYNNPSEIGTPGFDDAASWQACSYPAGYDRTHDEGLVTFYASQEKIFAGMAAAQYNRAAARTSHPDSKSLPWSHGGKGPSGIRIAQDGRTPTLPFSKNGDLGIAIAGHASDGGDEVMTDYMVAESAIAMIEEHRNDPWFIASGFFRPHVPFIVPSKYFDLYDLSDIQLPPFDPAELTAAPHLAYLSSNPNYGMSEQQHREAIRAHYAAISFVDAQVGRLLDAITRLELSENTTIVFWSDHGFMVGEHGQWEKTMLFDASVHVPLFLAGAGVSAKGKACRRTVEHLNIHPTLAELCELEGTPGNLHGRSLVPLLSNPDAPWEHPSISQVGRRIGTGPVMGYSLRTERYRYTMWGENAAEGEELYDYESDPHEVKNLAQSASSADLKSKLRDSLERISRSRKASGV, from the coding sequence CTGTTCATCTGTTGCGATGATCTGACACCGCGCATTGGAAGCTTCGGAGACCCAGTGGTCAAGACGCCGAATCTGGACCGCCTGGCGAAGCTTGGTGTTCGGTTCGAAAGGAACTACTGCCAGTATCCTCTGTGCGCGCCGTCCCGGACCTCGCTCATGACTGGCCTCGCACCCGACACAACGAAAGTCTGGGACCTCAATACCGATTTCCGAAAGACCGTTCCTGCAGACGTGGTCACGCTGCCGCAACTGTTCCAGAAAAACGGCTACTTCACAGCCCGCGCAGGCAAAATCTACCACTACAACAATCCCAGCGAGATTGGCACCCCGGGCTTTGATGACGCAGCAAGCTGGCAAGCATGCAGCTATCCCGCAGGCTATGACCGTACCCACGACGAAGGCCTGGTGACCTTCTACGCGTCACAGGAAAAGATATTCGCTGGCATGGCGGCCGCTCAATATAACCGTGCAGCCGCACGAACATCACATCCTGACAGCAAGTCACTCCCGTGGTCACATGGAGGCAAAGGGCCATCCGGCATTCGCATCGCGCAGGATGGCCGAACGCCAACTCTTCCGTTTTCAAAGAACGGCGATCTTGGCATTGCGATTGCCGGGCACGCCTCCGACGGTGGCGACGAAGTGATGACCGACTACATGGTGGCCGAGTCCGCCATCGCCATGATCGAAGAGCACAGAAACGATCCATGGTTCATTGCGTCGGGATTCTTCCGCCCTCATGTGCCGTTCATCGTTCCATCAAAATACTTCGACCTGTACGACCTAAGCGACATCCAGCTACCTCCCTTCGATCCTGCGGAACTGACAGCAGCACCACATCTCGCCTATCTATCATCGAACCCGAACTACGGCATGAGCGAGCAGCAACACCGTGAGGCGATCCGCGCACACTACGCCGCAATCAGCTTCGTCGATGCGCAAGTCGGGCGGCTGCTCGACGCTATCACCCGGCTTGAACTGTCGGAGAACACGACGATCGTCTTCTGGTCGGATCACGGTTTCATGGTTGGCGAGCATGGGCAATGGGAGAAGACAATGCTGTTCGACGCTTCCGTCCATGTGCCGTTATTCCTAGCGGGAGCCGGTGTCTCCGCAAAGGGAAAAGCCTGCCGAAGAACCGTTGAGCACCTCAACATCCATCCCACCTTGGCCGAACTCTGCGAGCTTGAAGGAACGCCTGGCAATCTTCACGGGCGAAGCCTGGTGCCTTTACTCTCGAACCCGGATGCGCCGTGGGAACATCCGTCGATCTCGCAGGTCGGCAGAAGAATCGGGACCGGCCCGGTCATGGGGTATTCACTGCGCACCGAGCGATACCGCTACACGATGTGGGGTGAGAACGCAGCGGAAGGAGAGGAGCTCTATGACTATGAATCCGACCCCCACGAAGTGAAGAACCTCGCGCAGAGTGCGAGTTCAGCCGACCTCAAGTCGAAGCTGCGCGACAGCCTTGAGCGTATCTCACGGTCTCGTAAGGCCAGCGGAGTTTGA
- a CDS encoding TlpA family protein disulfide reductase — translation MRTALRAAHILLIAGSIGATISQAPAQNQTGPAAIDGRWDASLINHGNVIPFRLDISGSAPSLKGTFYDGFLPYDGTTSATFADGKLTLNVEHYLTTITATLKDGQLVGDVVTQSRGATGGYGFQAIRHVEATTAATDVPRISGSWEVPLESPTSKGEKAFRFIVEQRGADVAASILRVDGDTGAYSGTYKDGKWLLSHYDGSRPGVIEVSALPDGTLQILQNAVRPKAAAAPATTTTTATKQYNEEPSDSRYTTKLIAYRPEVARAKGLPEPENYATHTTVRDVNEKFTFNFPDVNGKLVSNDDPRFKGKVVLAIVTGTWCPNCHDEAQYLVQLDKKYRDKGLAIVALDFEEPEEQGKLNREHAFVKQYGVEYTYLIAGAPAELWEKVPQAVNLNTWPATFFIGRDGLVKGVHSGFASPASGEFNDQLKAEFTATIEKLLAENATQQATPAEVVHTKAGE, via the coding sequence ATGAGAACAGCTTTGCGGGCAGCACATATCCTCTTGATAGCCGGAAGCATCGGAGCCACCATATCCCAGGCCCCCGCCCAGAACCAGACAGGCCCAGCCGCTATTGACGGCCGTTGGGATGCCAGCCTGATCAACCATGGCAACGTGATTCCGTTTCGCCTGGATATCTCAGGCTCGGCACCGTCGTTGAAGGGTACCTTCTATGACGGATTCTTGCCTTACGACGGCACCACCAGCGCGACCTTCGCCGATGGCAAACTAACGCTCAACGTCGAACACTACCTGACCACCATCACGGCTACTCTCAAGGACGGTCAACTCGTCGGTGACGTCGTCACCCAGTCGCGCGGAGCGACCGGCGGCTATGGTTTCCAGGCCATACGTCACGTTGAGGCAACGACAGCAGCGACTGATGTTCCGAGGATATCTGGCTCATGGGAGGTCCCTCTCGAGAGTCCCACGTCCAAGGGAGAGAAGGCGTTTCGCTTCATCGTCGAACAGCGAGGAGCAGACGTTGCGGCCTCTATACTTCGCGTCGACGGGGATACTGGTGCCTACAGCGGAACATACAAGGACGGCAAGTGGCTCCTAAGTCACTATGATGGCTCCCGCCCCGGTGTTATCGAGGTGTCGGCTTTGCCCGACGGAACGCTACAGATACTTCAGAACGCCGTTCGCCCCAAGGCAGCAGCAGCCCCAGCGACAACCACTACAACGGCCACCAAGCAGTACAACGAGGAGCCATCCGACAGCCGTTATACGACGAAGCTGATTGCATATCGTCCGGAAGTAGCCCGCGCCAAGGGTCTGCCTGAACCAGAGAACTACGCAACCCACACCACCGTTCGTGACGTCAACGAGAAGTTCACCTTCAACTTCCCCGACGTCAACGGAAAGCTCGTATCGAACGATGATCCTCGCTTCAAGGGCAAGGTTGTGCTCGCCATCGTGACCGGCACCTGGTGCCCCAACTGCCACGATGAGGCACAGTATCTCGTTCAGCTCGATAAGAAGTATCGCGACAAGGGTCTCGCCATCGTCGCTCTCGACTTCGAAGAGCCCGAGGAACAGGGCAAACTCAACCGTGAACATGCTTTCGTAAAGCAGTATGGCGTTGAGTACACCTATCTGATCGCCGGCGCACCTGCTGAGTTGTGGGAGAAAGTCCCTCAAGCCGTCAATCTGAACACCTGGCCGGCGACCTTCTTCATCGGACGCGATGGCCTGGTGAAGGGTGTCCACTCAGGCTTCGCATCTCCAGCCAGCGGAGAGTTCAACGACCAGCTAAAGGCAGAGTTCACCGCCACGATTGAGAAGCTGCTCGCTGAGAACGCAACCCAACAGGCCACTCCGGCAGAAGTGGTCCACACGAAGGCAGGCGAATAA
- a CDS encoding TonB-dependent receptor → MTTVLILSVAAGAQTFRGSLTGTVVDASDAAIPNATVRLTNLATNDASDIKTNGTGNFSFPELPVGTYKLLVTAPGFSAQSLDNIVIEVSKVRDQKVQLAAGSEATVVDVQASGVQLDTTNSQLVSVVDQKSVQQIPLNGRSFMQLVKLAPGINPYLGQNTVNGSRTAGINYQIDGADNNDPWSNQVASNQGGIAGIAGGLIPVEAIDQFSLQAAGEADQGRNGGANSNMVLRTGTNHLHGDVFYFDRNELFAWLSPSVAVGSRIPEIRNHQGGFTLGGPIFKDKTFFFLAGEVQIAQANNSLADTVLNDTWIAAGKSLLASRGIAQNQVALNMYTLLFPAVSRASTGYVNQYQSNGVNTYNSYNGIIKLDHNFNDKYSISAHYLGTTGKQSADVGSHFADYFETAPMHIHNFQISQTSTFNSKIVNQVTAAAQSFLQKFNDRNQSFNVQGDGLNLGLTGVLATGAPQFYVGSFDYTGATPPLGRQDVTGHIDDTLHYSLGRHELKFGGEYRHANLDVAYYVNGRGTFNFDGTRYTNNGANPVTDAECTAAGLAITSDKTSLNQCSTGVQVADFVAGLTRDTASGATILRNNPERVYIVNTFDVFAADDFKVNKRLTLNYGVRWSYPGAVSDDRNSIYNFTPARGYFKAPLYERNLTNVAPRVGFAFTPFKEPTTVLRGGFGWFYDQPTVGQFVYNSVGNGASAGIFGSPGDANAAITVNGGAGFVLGQSTFPSGVQFGTNGQPTTSLGILAINPNYRAAYMQNYNLNVEQQLARNTLLTVTYAGSVGRHLAYVADLNQYPITTNAAARVRPFASQYPYLTAINQVNSGANSNYNSLQVSLVQAQWHGLSAKVYYTWSRSLDDSSSATTPQDSTNLRSDYGLSTFDVRNNFTGSARYTIPKFTNFAPRLTRGYEMNALFVFAGGTPVNILAGTNTSGSGEASRDRPNRVAGVKARIPRVTTATTKSRTYSYLNKAAWTPAPSGTFGNERRDSIIGPGFGDVDLSFVKVTPVTERISTELRAEVFNFANQSNFANPSGTLTSSSFGVLSATRYSSLAPGLGQGEPRNIQFAFKVSF, encoded by the coding sequence ATGACTACGGTCTTGATCTTGTCTGTGGCCGCAGGCGCACAGACCTTTCGAGGTTCGCTCACCGGCACCGTGGTGGACGCCTCCGACGCAGCCATCCCCAACGCGACCGTCCGGTTGACTAATCTGGCGACGAACGATGCCTCGGACATCAAGACCAACGGGACTGGAAACTTCAGCTTTCCCGAACTTCCTGTGGGCACCTACAAGCTGCTTGTCACTGCTCCGGGATTCTCGGCCCAATCGCTCGATAACATCGTCATCGAAGTCTCAAAGGTTCGCGACCAGAAGGTCCAGCTTGCCGCTGGCTCCGAAGCCACGGTAGTCGACGTGCAGGCATCGGGCGTGCAGCTCGACACCACCAATAGCCAGCTCGTCTCCGTCGTCGATCAAAAATCGGTGCAGCAGATCCCTCTCAACGGCCGCAGCTTCATGCAGTTGGTGAAACTTGCTCCTGGCATCAACCCGTATCTTGGCCAGAACACCGTAAACGGCTCGCGTACTGCAGGCATCAACTACCAGATCGACGGCGCGGACAACAACGATCCGTGGTCAAATCAGGTGGCTTCGAACCAGGGCGGTATCGCTGGTATCGCTGGCGGACTTATTCCTGTGGAAGCGATCGATCAATTCTCGCTGCAGGCAGCCGGAGAAGCAGACCAGGGCCGTAACGGCGGAGCGAACAGCAACATGGTGCTACGCACCGGTACCAACCACCTTCACGGCGACGTCTTCTACTTCGATCGGAACGAACTCTTCGCGTGGCTCAGCCCGTCCGTAGCCGTAGGTAGCCGCATCCCGGAGATCCGGAACCATCAGGGTGGCTTCACCCTGGGTGGTCCCATCTTCAAGGACAAGACGTTCTTCTTCCTTGCTGGCGAAGTGCAGATCGCGCAGGCGAATAACAGCCTCGCGGATACCGTCCTGAACGATACCTGGATCGCAGCCGGTAAGAGCCTGCTCGCAAGCCGCGGTATCGCGCAGAATCAGGTCGCGCTCAATATGTACACCCTGCTGTTTCCGGCGGTGTCGCGCGCGTCCACCGGCTACGTAAACCAGTACCAGTCGAACGGCGTGAATACGTACAACAGCTACAACGGCATCATCAAGCTCGACCACAACTTCAACGACAAATACAGCATCTCCGCACACTACCTGGGCACCACAGGCAAGCAGTCCGCGGACGTAGGCTCGCACTTCGCCGACTACTTCGAGACGGCACCGATGCACATCCACAACTTCCAGATCTCACAGACCAGCACGTTCAACAGCAAGATCGTCAACCAGGTCACAGCTGCCGCGCAATCCTTCCTGCAAAAGTTCAACGACCGCAACCAGAGCTTCAACGTGCAGGGTGACGGCCTGAATCTCGGTCTTACGGGGGTGCTGGCTACCGGCGCTCCTCAGTTCTACGTCGGATCATTCGATTACACGGGCGCAACACCGCCTCTTGGCCGCCAGGACGTCACCGGTCACATCGACGATACGCTGCACTATTCGTTAGGCCGCCACGAGCTCAAGTTCGGCGGCGAGTATCGTCACGCGAATCTGGACGTCGCGTATTACGTCAATGGTCGCGGTACGTTTAACTTTGACGGCACGCGCTACACCAACAACGGAGCGAACCCCGTAACGGATGCGGAGTGCACGGCGGCTGGGCTAGCCATCACCTCTGACAAGACAAGCCTCAACCAGTGCTCCACGGGGGTCCAGGTTGCGGACTTTGTGGCTGGCCTTACAAGAGATACTGCTTCCGGCGCAACCATCCTGCGCAATAACCCGGAGCGCGTCTACATCGTGAACACCTTTGACGTCTTTGCCGCCGACGACTTCAAGGTGAACAAGCGTCTGACCCTGAACTACGGTGTGCGCTGGAGCTACCCAGGTGCCGTCAGCGATGATCGCAACTCCATCTACAACTTCACGCCCGCACGCGGCTACTTCAAAGCCCCGCTCTACGAACGGAATCTCACCAATGTTGCTCCGCGTGTCGGCTTCGCCTTCACGCCGTTCAAGGAGCCCACTACCGTTCTTCGCGGAGGATTTGGCTGGTTCTACGATCAGCCGACGGTGGGCCAGTTCGTCTACAACAGTGTGGGCAACGGTGCCAGCGCCGGTATCTTCGGCAGCCCCGGCGATGCCAATGCTGCCATCACGGTGAATGGAGGAGCAGGATTTGTGCTCGGCCAAAGTACCTTCCCGAGCGGCGTGCAATTCGGCACGAACGGCCAGCCGACCACTTCGCTGGGTATCCTGGCCATCAATCCGAACTACCGCGCTGCCTACATGCAGAACTACAACCTGAACGTCGAGCAGCAGCTCGCCAGGAACACGCTGCTGACCGTCACCTATGCCGGCAGCGTGGGACGCCACCTCGCCTACGTAGCGGACCTGAATCAGTACCCCATCACGACCAACGCAGCAGCTCGCGTTCGTCCCTTCGCTTCGCAGTATCCCTACCTGACGGCCATCAATCAGGTGAATAGCGGGGCAAACTCAAACTACAACTCGCTGCAGGTGTCGCTGGTGCAGGCCCAGTGGCACGGACTTTCAGCCAAGGTCTACTACACCTGGTCGAGGTCGCTTGATGATTCGTCAAGCGCCACCACACCGCAGGACAGCACCAATCTTCGGAGCGACTACGGTCTGTCGACCTTCGACGTGCGCAACAACTTCACCGGCTCCGCTCGTTACACCATTCCGAAGTTCACCAACTTCGCACCTCGGCTGACTCGGGGCTACGAAATGAATGCACTCTTTGTCTTTGCCGGTGGTACGCCGGTGAACATCCTGGCTGGAACGAATACCAGCGGCTCAGGCGAAGCGAGCCGCGACCGTCCCAACCGCGTCGCCGGTGTAAAGGCCCGCATTCCGCGGGTCACCACCGCCACGACCAAGAGCCGTACTTACTCTTACCTGAACAAAGCTGCCT
- a CDS encoding sulfatase family protein produces the protein MKFLLQSRRGFIKTGAAATIASSAGTFPAPATPRDNGRYNIIYLHSHDSGRYLQPYGHSVPTPNLQRLARQGVLFRNMHSAAPTCSPSRAALLTGQSAHASGMLGLAHLGWGLHDYKQHIVHTLRTYGYTSVLAGVQHVAADPKVIGYEQILPHATTSAKDVAPAAVDYLKGRPQTPFFLDIGFFETHREFPSPVDNPDYIQPPAPLPDNSETRRDMAGFHASARVLDKGIGVILNALEDAGLRKNTIIVSTTDHGIAFPDMKCSLRDSGTGVSMILSGPGVFSKPAVSDALLSQIDLFPTLCDALEIPKPAWLTGRSFLPLLLGTQTSTNDAIFAEVNYHAAYEPKRSVRTARWKYIRHFDDRHQVVLPNCDDGPSKSYWLANQWKATEVVAHEELYDLVFDPNEQRSLIDSNQPDARGALVDLRQRLDKWMKDTRDPLLDGPIPLPAGAHIMPQDAESPKELSQYVPKTFR, from the coding sequence TTGAAGTTCTTGTTACAGAGTCGACGAGGCTTTATCAAGACCGGGGCAGCGGCTACCATCGCCTCCAGCGCTGGCACCTTCCCTGCTCCCGCAACGCCCCGTGATAACGGGCGATACAACATCATCTACCTGCACTCTCATGACTCCGGTCGATACCTGCAACCGTATGGGCATAGTGTCCCCACACCGAATCTGCAGCGGCTTGCTCGTCAGGGCGTGCTCTTCCGCAACATGCATAGTGCTGCTCCGACGTGTTCGCCAAGCAGGGCTGCCTTGCTGACGGGACAGTCTGCTCATGCTTCCGGCATGCTCGGGCTGGCGCATCTGGGCTGGGGACTGCATGACTACAAGCAGCATATTGTGCATACCTTGCGAACTTATGGATATACCTCGGTCCTCGCAGGCGTGCAGCATGTTGCCGCCGACCCGAAGGTAATTGGTTACGAACAAATTCTGCCGCACGCCACGACGAGTGCCAAAGATGTGGCACCCGCGGCAGTAGATTATTTGAAGGGCCGGCCTCAGACGCCGTTCTTTCTCGACATAGGATTTTTCGAGACTCATCGCGAGTTTCCATCGCCGGTCGATAATCCCGACTACATACAGCCGCCAGCGCCTCTTCCTGACAACTCCGAGACACGACGTGATATGGCAGGGTTTCACGCCAGTGCGCGCGTGCTCGATAAAGGGATTGGAGTGATCTTGAATGCGCTCGAGGATGCCGGACTGCGGAAGAACACGATCATTGTCAGCACTACTGATCATGGGATCGCGTTCCCAGACATGAAGTGCAGTCTGCGCGACAGTGGAACGGGTGTGTCGATGATCCTCAGTGGACCGGGCGTCTTTTCGAAGCCTGCGGTCTCGGATGCTTTGCTATCGCAGATCGATCTGTTCCCAACTCTCTGCGATGCACTCGAAATTCCTAAACCGGCGTGGCTTACGGGCAGGTCATTCCTGCCGCTGCTGCTTGGGACGCAGACCTCTACAAACGATGCAATCTTCGCAGAGGTAAACTACCACGCCGCGTACGAGCCGAAGCGTTCTGTAAGAACCGCTCGCTGGAAGTACATCCGCCACTTCGACGATCGTCACCAGGTGGTTTTGCCGAACTGCGATGACGGGCCAAGCAAGAGCTACTGGCTTGCGAACCAATGGAAGGCAACCGAGGTCGTCGCCCACGAAGAGTTGTACGACCTTGTCTTCGATCCAAACGAGCAAAGAAGCCTCATCGACAGCAACCAGCCTGATGCTAGAGGAGCACTTGTGGATCTACGACAACGGCTTGATAAGTGGATGAAAGACACACGCGATCCTCTCCTAGATGGCCCTATTCCGCTGCCCGCAGGGGCACACATCATGCCGCAAGATGCTGAGTCACCGAAGGAACTCAGCCAGTACGTGCCCAAGACATTCCGATAG